The following proteins are co-located in the Streptomyces sp. NBC_00435 genome:
- a CDS encoding helix-turn-helix domain-containing protein, whose amino-acid sequence MELLSVKEAAALLGVDDSRVRQLLHDGKLQGQRVGGRWLVAGDSVRDRKDRGRRSRRPLSARNAWGVLAVLDGHQPVGLSDAEKSRVRTRLRNLLAHGQLSPALVQELLAARAEVRSYRVHSGVLPVLLAAQDVVRGGASAAAQAGADYISLGPAEIYVHPDRVEKLEAAFGMVRDEERGNVSVRIPPSEMWPFLTSRSEAPGQGHDVPASVVAADLLDLHESRADAAAAVLLESLLTRYAQPRKV is encoded by the coding sequence ATGGAACTGCTGTCGGTGAAAGAGGCTGCGGCCCTGCTCGGGGTGGATGATTCCCGCGTCCGTCAGTTGCTGCATGACGGAAAGCTGCAGGGGCAGCGGGTCGGTGGCCGTTGGCTGGTTGCCGGGGACAGCGTCCGGGATCGCAAGGATCGGGGCCGCCGTTCGCGGAGACCGCTGTCGGCCCGCAATGCATGGGGCGTTCTGGCGGTGCTGGACGGCCATCAGCCGGTGGGCCTGTCCGATGCAGAGAAGTCCCGGGTGAGGACGCGGTTGCGGAACCTCCTTGCCCACGGGCAACTGTCTCCAGCTCTGGTCCAAGAACTCCTTGCCGCCCGTGCCGAGGTTCGCTCGTACCGCGTTCATTCAGGCGTACTGCCCGTTCTGCTCGCCGCTCAGGATGTGGTGCGGGGAGGAGCGAGTGCTGCGGCACAGGCAGGGGCGGACTACATCTCCCTCGGCCCTGCGGAGATCTACGTACACCCCGACCGGGTCGAAAAGCTGGAAGCCGCGTTCGGCATGGTCCGTGATGAAGAGCGGGGCAATGTCTCGGTCCGAATCCCCCCGTCGGAGATGTGGCCGTTCTTGACCTCAAGGTCTGAAGCCCCAGGGCAGGGCCATGACGTCCCCGCCTCAGTGGTGGCGGCCGACTTGCTGGACCTCCATGAGAGCCGAGCCGACGCTGCCGCAGCCGTGTTGCTCGAGTCCCTGCTGACTCGCTACGCGCAGCCTCGGAAGGTGTGA
- the mpaM gene encoding daptide-type RiPP biosynthesis methyltransferase, which yields MTLPTTIPGRAGELLASLGDRAVLCDLYDEVGSEVYHDMAGRDPQEVRELLGLVRATPGPVLDLAAGSGRLTMPLLALGREVTALDLSEHMLALLRTRLGLAPAALRERCSVVRGDMSTFALGRRFPVIVLGTTSVSLLDEPGRAGLYEAVRAHLEPGGRFLLTTVAVDPAYTGPAEMEEKYTTDSGRAYRIFEYWATGDAARTVTIFPADAGAATGPVEVCTTRVGVLPADRLEAELAAAGFTVRGRTALPAVSRRLGDVLLETEVRS from the coding sequence ATGACGCTTCCCACCACGATTCCCGGCCGTGCCGGAGAACTTCTGGCCTCCCTGGGCGACCGGGCGGTGCTGTGCGACCTGTACGACGAGGTCGGTTCCGAGGTCTACCACGACATGGCCGGACGGGATCCGCAGGAAGTGCGGGAACTGCTGGGCCTGGTGCGTGCCACGCCGGGACCGGTGCTCGACCTCGCGGCCGGCTCCGGCCGGCTGACCATGCCGCTGCTGGCGCTGGGCCGGGAGGTCACCGCGCTCGACCTGTCCGAACACATGCTGGCACTGCTGCGCACCAGGCTCGGCCTGGCCCCCGCGGCGCTGCGCGAGCGGTGCTCCGTGGTGCGCGGAGACATGAGCACCTTCGCACTGGGCCGGCGCTTCCCGGTGATCGTGCTGGGCACGACCTCGGTCTCCCTGCTGGACGAGCCGGGCCGGGCCGGACTGTACGAGGCGGTGCGCGCCCATCTGGAGCCGGGCGGACGCTTCCTCCTCACCACCGTGGCCGTGGACCCCGCGTACACGGGACCCGCCGAGATGGAGGAGAAGTACACGACCGACAGCGGCCGCGCCTACCGCATCTTCGAGTACTGGGCCACGGGCGACGCCGCGCGTACCGTCACGATCTTCCCGGCCGACGCCGGAGCGGCCACCGGTCCCGTCGAGGTCTGCACCACCCGGGTCGGCGTCCTGCCCGCGGACCGGCTGGAGGCCGAACTGGCGGCTGCCGGGTTCACGGTCCGCGGCCGGACGGCGCTGCCCGCGGTCAGCCGCCGGCTGGGCGACGTACTGCTGGAGACGGAGGTCCGCTCATGA
- the mpaB gene encoding daptide biosynthesis RiPP recognition protein, which produces MSGIKGRLTVWAAGTDSAASPAGSASGTGVIVLENAGHLAQVLRSDLVGPHTTVFAPGHTGSSEGPAVVGYEGSPSESGAEFSIPSDSGDFFLQLQSYGISEYMSVVGPTLVRVADPADFDAYLADADRARQDGVFADFLTHPVIQLGDLSALGADATADGPRLRLYVNRAGELSTSPGGSRLGALGDGLAALHAEWVRINAASAHPCAVSLGAVVPEAERAAALGERPWLGRYLAAVEAVRRLRFGGSAVPRVSGFGHRLTAGLPDGDAAADAAGTGLPLVLWTDEAAYVYTATGGRTFQVDHLTARIVEALLACGSIAAAAVFADREALEGAAARFAAAGVRLTPPALVAVGS; this is translated from the coding sequence ATGAGCGGGATCAAAGGGCGCCTGACGGTATGGGCGGCGGGCACGGACTCCGCCGCCTCTCCCGCCGGCTCCGCCTCCGGGACGGGCGTGATCGTCCTGGAGAACGCCGGACACCTGGCGCAGGTGCTCCGGTCGGACCTCGTCGGCCCCCACACCACCGTGTTCGCCCCCGGCCACACGGGCAGCTCCGAAGGCCCCGCAGTGGTGGGCTACGAGGGTTCGCCGAGCGAGTCCGGCGCCGAGTTCTCGATCCCCTCCGACTCCGGCGACTTCTTCCTCCAGCTGCAGAGCTACGGCATCAGCGAGTACATGTCCGTCGTCGGCCCCACCCTGGTCCGCGTCGCCGACCCGGCGGACTTCGACGCCTACCTCGCGGACGCCGACAGGGCACGGCAGGACGGCGTCTTCGCGGACTTCCTCACCCACCCCGTCATCCAGCTCGGCGACCTCTCCGCACTCGGTGCGGACGCCACGGCCGACGGCCCCCGGCTGCGGTTGTACGTGAACCGGGCGGGGGAGCTGTCCACGTCGCCCGGCGGGAGCCGGCTCGGCGCCCTCGGCGACGGCCTGGCGGCGCTCCACGCCGAGTGGGTCCGGATCAACGCGGCGAGCGCACACCCGTGCGCCGTGTCCCTGGGCGCGGTGGTGCCCGAAGCGGAGCGGGCGGCGGCACTCGGCGAACGGCCGTGGCTGGGCCGCTACCTCGCGGCGGTCGAGGCGGTCCGCCGGCTCCGCTTCGGCGGCTCGGCCGTCCCGCGCGTGTCGGGCTTCGGCCACCGCCTGACGGCCGGGCTGCCGGACGGGGACGCCGCCGCCGACGCGGCCGGCACCGGGCTGCCCCTCGTCCTGTGGACCGACGAGGCCGCGTACGTGTACACGGCGACCGGCGGCCGGACGTTCCAGGTGGACCACCTGACCGCCCGGATCGTCGAGGCGCTGCTGGCCTGCGGTTCCATCGCGGCGGCGGCGGTCTTCGCCGACCGGGAGGCCCTGGAAGGGGCCGCGGCCCGCTTCGCGGCGGCCGGCGTCCGCCTCACCCCGCCCGCCCTCGTCGCGGTGGGGAGCTGA
- a CDS encoding LLM class flavin-dependent oxidoreductase yields the protein MTVYSVLIPYVPRRPEQVLPYAALVQWTKAQRLWQGQALMIEPHQGFVYAAGAGFRVPVGLGVTLMPLRHPYEAALQARSLAMTTGQPVIAGFGPGGKPLQQSLRGAPYPSPLKAAREYLTTVRGLLDGEAVDIDGDYVTCNAALSAFPTPPVEIGLGVLRPGMARLAGEVADVAITWLTPAAYLRDTVVPALREGAAAAGRPTPRLTAIVPLALSRSDRPAAELALASNAAHLDGSHYIDMLRRSGVDVADGDPLSKAQALVEGNAFLSGDMDELAAKLAAYEAAGVDEVVLNVTGVCNVYGPQVAMEELKKLLAALA from the coding sequence TTGACTGTGTACTCAGTCCTCATCCCGTACGTGCCGCGACGTCCTGAGCAGGTACTGCCGTACGCCGCGCTGGTGCAATGGACCAAGGCGCAGCGGCTGTGGCAGGGGCAGGCCCTGATGATCGAACCGCACCAGGGGTTCGTCTACGCGGCGGGTGCCGGCTTCCGGGTACCGGTGGGGCTCGGGGTGACGCTGATGCCGTTGCGCCACCCGTACGAAGCCGCCTTGCAGGCCCGGTCGTTGGCCATGACGACGGGACAGCCGGTCATCGCCGGGTTCGGACCGGGGGGCAAGCCGCTGCAGCAGAGCCTGCGCGGCGCGCCGTACCCGAGCCCCCTCAAGGCGGCGCGGGAGTACCTGACGACGGTCCGGGGGCTGCTGGACGGCGAGGCCGTGGACATCGACGGCGACTACGTCACCTGCAACGCGGCGCTCTCCGCCTTCCCGACGCCGCCGGTGGAGATCGGACTCGGGGTGCTGCGGCCGGGCATGGCGCGGCTCGCCGGTGAGGTCGCCGACGTGGCCATCACGTGGCTGACACCGGCGGCCTATCTCCGGGACACCGTGGTTCCCGCGCTGCGGGAAGGTGCCGCGGCGGCGGGCCGCCCGACGCCCCGGCTGACGGCGATCGTTCCGCTGGCGCTGAGCCGGTCCGACCGCCCGGCGGCCGAGCTGGCGCTCGCCAGCAACGCCGCCCACCTGGACGGCTCGCACTACATCGACATGCTGCGCAGGTCCGGCGTCGACGTCGCGGACGGCGATCCCCTCTCCAAGGCGCAGGCGCTGGTCGAGGGCAATGCCTTCCTCAGCGGAGACATGGACGAGCTCGCGGCAAAGCTCGCCGCGTACGAGGCGGCGGGCGTGGACGAGGTCGTCCTCAACGTGACGGGCGTGTGCAACGTCTACGGGCCGCAGGTGGCCATGGAGGAACTGAAGAAGTTGCTGGCCGCACTGGCCTGA
- a CDS encoding Yip1 family protein, whose product MAGFRIGRGRDNNRTPQQPPRQQPYGQQQAPQAPAPYGQQPYAPQQWPQQASQGGQGEPEYFDPHGGDAGQGQGYGYGGPGHGNGHPGDSPGYTQAFSIGEDPYAYTQGGTYQAGAAQAAGPTGPRLPWKELLRGIVTRPGPTFLQMRDYAVWGPALIVTFLYGLLAVFGLDDTRQDVISATLSKAVPIVLSAGVAFVLCGLILGAVTHTLARQLGGDGAWQPTVGLSMLVMSLTDVPRLLFAMFLGGDNMLVQILGWATWVVAGALFTSLVAKSHDLPWPKALGASAIQLVALLSIIKLGTI is encoded by the coding sequence GTGGCTGGATTCAGGATCGGACGCGGCCGGGACAACAACCGCACCCCGCAACAACCCCCGCGGCAGCAGCCGTACGGTCAGCAGCAGGCGCCCCAGGCCCCCGCACCGTACGGCCAGCAGCCCTACGCCCCTCAGCAGTGGCCGCAGCAGGCCTCCCAGGGGGGGCAAGGCGAGCCCGAATACTTCGACCCGCACGGCGGCGACGCCGGGCAGGGCCAGGGATACGGATACGGCGGTCCCGGACACGGGAACGGCCACCCGGGTGACTCCCCGGGCTACACCCAGGCCTTCTCCATCGGCGAGGACCCGTACGCGTACACCCAGGGCGGTACCTACCAGGCGGGCGCGGCCCAGGCCGCCGGCCCCACGGGTCCGCGGCTGCCCTGGAAGGAACTGCTCCGCGGCATCGTGACGCGCCCGGGGCCGACGTTCCTGCAGATGCGCGACTACGCCGTCTGGGGTCCCGCGCTGATCGTGACGTTCCTCTACGGTCTACTCGCGGTCTTCGGGCTCGACGACACCCGTCAGGACGTCATCAGCGCGACCCTCAGCAAGGCCGTCCCGATAGTGCTCTCGGCGGGCGTGGCCTTCGTGCTCTGCGGGCTCATTCTCGGCGCCGTCACCCACACCCTGGCCCGCCAGCTGGGCGGCGACGGCGCGTGGCAGCCGACGGTGGGCCTGTCGATGCTGGTCATGAGCCTCACGGACGTACCGCGGCTGCTGTTCGCGATGTTCCTGGGCGGCGACAACATGCTCGTCCAGATCCTGGGCTGGGCCACCTGGGTGGTGGCCGGCGCACTCTTCACCTCACTGGTGGCCAAGTCGCACGACCTGCCGTGGCCGAAGGCCCTGGGCGCGTCGGCGATCCAGCTGGTGGCCCTGCTGTCGATCATCAAGCTGGGCACCATCTAG
- a CDS encoding response regulator transcription factor produces the protein MISVAVVEDRALVRASLRVLVEADHQLHVEWDDSSDHALRAIRSRPPHVVLLSTQAPTRETIDMVRRTRRLPQAPEVLVLAGPGADTHVESALAAGAGGYLLRDSTPGQLSQAIREVARHGWAFSPSVARTVIDGYLRVVAAPEDGPREGCSEENRARLQSLTARERHVLALVSDGLTNREIADHLGNSPETVKDHVRSVLAKLDTDNRVRAAAIAWRAGLRSEPRGEAA, from the coding sequence GTGATATCGGTTGCGGTAGTAGAAGACAGAGCACTTGTCCGAGCCTCTCTGCGAGTGCTCGTCGAGGCGGACCACCAGCTGCACGTGGAGTGGGACGACAGCAGTGACCACGCCCTTCGCGCCATCCGGTCGAGGCCGCCCCACGTGGTGCTGCTCAGCACCCAGGCGCCGACGCGCGAAACCATCGACATGGTCAGAAGGACGCGCCGGCTGCCCCAGGCACCCGAGGTGCTGGTACTCGCCGGTCCCGGCGCCGACACCCACGTGGAGAGCGCGCTGGCCGCAGGAGCGGGCGGCTACCTGCTGCGCGACAGCACACCCGGACAACTGTCGCAGGCGATCCGCGAAGTCGCGCGGCACGGCTGGGCCTTTTCGCCCTCGGTGGCCAGGACCGTCATCGACGGCTACCTGCGCGTTGTGGCCGCGCCGGAGGACGGCCCCCGCGAGGGCTGCTCGGAGGAGAACCGAGCCCGGCTGCAATCCCTGACTGCACGCGAACGCCACGTGCTCGCCCTCGTCAGCGACGGTCTGACCAACCGCGAGATCGCCGATCACCTGGGGAACAGCCCCGAGACGGTGAAGGACCACGTCCGCTCGGTCCTGGCCAAGCTGGACACGGACAACCGCGTGCGCGCGGCGGCGATCGCCTGGCGCGCCGGCCTCCGGAGCGAGCCGCGCGGGGAAGCCGCGTAG
- a CDS encoding phosphoribosyltransferase: protein MSDAVRENLDYEGFGRAVRELAQTIADDGYEPDIILSIARGGVFVAGGLAYALDCKNIHLVNVEFYTGVGTTLEMPVMLAPVPEAIDFTNKKVLIADDVADTGKTLKLVHDFCLGHVAEVRSAVIYEKSHSLVKCEYVWKKTDEWINFPWSVEPPVVRREGQVLDA, encoded by the coding sequence ATGAGTGACGCAGTGCGCGAGAACCTCGACTACGAGGGATTCGGCCGGGCCGTGCGCGAGCTGGCGCAGACCATCGCGGACGACGGCTACGAGCCCGACATCATCCTGAGCATCGCCCGCGGCGGGGTGTTCGTCGCCGGCGGGCTGGCGTACGCCCTGGACTGCAAGAACATCCACCTCGTGAACGTGGAGTTCTACACCGGGGTGGGGACCACCCTGGAGATGCCGGTCATGCTGGCGCCCGTGCCCGAGGCGATCGACTTCACCAACAAGAAGGTGCTGATCGCCGACGACGTCGCCGACACGGGCAAGACGCTCAAGCTGGTGCACGACTTCTGCCTCGGGCACGTCGCCGAGGTGCGGTCGGCCGTCATCTACGAGAAGTCCCACTCGCTCGTGAAGTGCGAGTACGTGTGGAAGAAGACCGACGAGTGGATCAATTTCCCCTGGTCGGTCGAGCCGCCCGTGGTGAGGCGCGAAGGGCAGGTTCTCGACGCCTGA
- the dcd gene encoding dCTP deaminase has product MLLSDKDIRAEIDCGRVRIDPFDESMVQPSSIDVRLDRFFRVFENHRYAHIDPATEQADLTRMVEPDGDEAFILHPGEFVLASTYEVISLPDDIASRLEGKSSLGRLGLVTHSTAGFIDPGFSGHVTLELSNLATLPIKLWPGMKIGQLCLFRLSSPAEFPYGSERYGSRYQGQRGPTASRSFQNFHRTQVRHEA; this is encoded by the coding sequence GTGCTTCTCTCCGATAAAGACATCCGGGCCGAGATCGACTGCGGACGGGTTCGCATCGACCCCTTCGACGAGTCGATGGTGCAGCCCTCCAGCATCGATGTGCGTCTCGACCGGTTCTTCCGGGTCTTCGAGAATCACCGCTATGCCCACATCGACCCCGCCACCGAGCAGGCCGATCTGACCCGGATGGTCGAGCCGGACGGGGACGAGGCGTTCATCCTCCACCCCGGTGAGTTCGTGCTCGCCTCCACGTACGAGGTCATCTCGCTGCCCGACGACATCGCCTCCAGGCTGGAGGGGAAGTCCAGCCTGGGCCGCCTCGGTCTGGTGACGCATTCGACCGCCGGTTTCATCGATCCCGGGTTCTCCGGGCACGTGACCCTCGAGCTGTCGAACCTCGCCACGCTGCCGATCAAGCTCTGGCCGGGTATGAAGATCGGACAGCTGTGTCTGTTCCGGCTCAGCTCGCCCGCGGAGTTCCCCTACGGGAGCGAGCGGTACGGATCGCGGTACCAGGGCCAGCGCGGCCCGACGGCCTCGCGGTCCTTCCAGAACTTCCACCGGACCCAGGTGAGGCACGAGGCATGA